In one Desulfoferula mesophila genomic region, the following are encoded:
- a CDS encoding DUF4019 domain-containing protein, with protein sequence MRACKKLAACLLMLTALLGLAGAAGAAGDTEGERARETALRWLELLDRGDYDSAYYDAAPLLQRALTLEKWRQTMSALAAKTGPAQEHQFLHGRPAQDLPGAPKGQYYLLVYKPRFAKQPDLLEQVALIKKSGGQWRVAGYYLK encoded by the coding sequence ATGCGCGCCTGTAAAAAACTTGCCGCCTGCCTGCTGATGCTAACGGCCCTGCTGGGCCTGGCCGGCGCGGCAGGCGCGGCCGGAGACACCGAAGGCGAACGGGCCCGGGAAACGGCCCTGCGCTGGCTGGAGCTTTTGGACCGGGGCGATTACGACTCCGCCTATTATGATGCCGCCCCCTTGCTGCAACGGGCCCTCACCCTGGAAAAGTGGCGGCAGACCATGAGCGCGCTGGCCGCCAAGACAGGCCCGGCCCAGGAGCACCAATTCCTGCACGGCCGCCCGGCCCAGGATTTGCCCGGCGCGCCCAAGGGCCAGTACTACCTCTTGGTCTATAAGCCCCGCTTCGCCAAACAACCCGATCTTCTGGAGCAGGTGGCGCTCATCAAGAAGTCGGGCGGCCAATGGCGGGTGGCGGGCTATTACCTGAAGTAG
- a CDS encoding dihydropteroate synthase: MKTIGENLNVIKKEIGQAFKDRNPEPIQRYALAEKAAKVDYIDINLGPARKGGPELMQWVVQTVQEVVPDIPLALDTSNIEAIEAGLEVHKGTALVNSVMARPERYSVMWPIVAKYNAEAVALLWGPEGLPRDENERAALCVELCYAANELGIENDKLFVDPIITPVNIQQEQLMNDLTFMMMLQDICPGAKSTNGLSNISNGTPWREPLNQIYMIMLERAGMYSSIVDYEDKLIMQIAQGHHQNLVEIVHKVQDGEISDPGDVEPGIGRTYVAGALAILGNILYSDSWFQIDGGATEKDMEEFAEAYAKENGL; this comes from the coding sequence ATGAAGACCATTGGCGAGAACCTAAACGTTATCAAAAAAGAGATCGGTCAGGCGTTCAAGGACCGCAATCCCGAGCCGATCCAGCGCTACGCCTTGGCCGAGAAGGCCGCCAAGGTGGACTACATCGACATCAACCTGGGCCCGGCACGCAAGGGCGGTCCCGAGCTGATGCAGTGGGTGGTGCAGACGGTGCAGGAGGTGGTGCCCGACATCCCTCTGGCCCTGGACACCAGCAACATCGAAGCCATCGAGGCCGGCCTGGAGGTGCACAAGGGCACCGCGTTGGTCAACTCGGTAATGGCCCGTCCCGAGCGCTACTCCGTCATGTGGCCCATAGTGGCCAAGTACAACGCCGAGGCGGTGGCTCTGCTCTGGGGACCGGAGGGACTGCCCCGGGACGAGAACGAACGCGCCGCCCTGTGCGTGGAGCTGTGCTACGCGGCCAACGAGCTGGGCATCGAAAACGACAAGCTGTTCGTCGATCCCATCATCACCCCGGTGAACATCCAGCAAGAGCAGCTCATGAACGACCTTACGTTCATGATGATGCTGCAGGACATCTGCCCCGGCGCCAAGAGCACCAACGGCCTGTCCAACATCTCTAACGGCACCCCGTGGCGTGAGCCGCTCAACCAGATCTACATGATCATGTTGGAGCGGGCGGGCATGTACAGCTCCATCGTGGACTACGAGGACAAGCTGATCATGCAGATCGCCCAGGGTCACCACCAGAATCTGGTGGAGATCGTACACAAGGTCCAGGACGGCGAAATCAGCGACCCCGGCGACGTGGAGCCCGGCATCGGCCGCACCTACGTGGCGGGCGCCCTGGCCATCCTGGGTAATATCCTCTACTCCGACTCCTGGTTCCAGATCGACGGCGGAGCCACCGAGAAGGATATGGAGGAGTTCGCCGAGGCTTACGCCAAGGAGAACGGGCTGTAG
- the acsB gene encoding acetyl-CoA decarbonylase/synthase complex subunit alpha/beta yields the protein MSKLVAFAAIQGAYNIVNKVEGLYNRAVEQYGPEQKLEFPNTGYFLPIIYSLLGIPVTDLASAKRPLEVARELLPAHVQRATHLPYLGPLLDAGMAALFAEEIAEAIRYVDDPDFYLHSEECEVVKGADGKVDWSKSKVWLGAADDVVMRKRGVEFVDGSAPGFAAIVGAAPNKDLAKEIAEEYQRRNLYVFMAANQNGTTFTEQLIEADVQVGWNTRLVPFGPDISAAVFALGFANRAAMAFGGVKPGDYRRILQYNKDRVFAFVNALGEVNAEWAANAAGCVNWGFPTIADTDIPEILPTGVCTYEHVVANVGPHEMVQKSVEVRGLKTVITKVDIPLSYGAAFEGERIRKDDLFVEFGGGKTQMTELVEMAEMDEIEDGKITVIGKDLTDLGDKGGRMPMGIYVKVAGRKMQADFEPILERQIHHLINYAQGVMHIGQRDISWVRLGKPAVEKGFALKHFGQILHDMFHKDFGSILDKVEVTIYTEEKDVEEFTKKARAAYKSRDERVENMTDEGVETYYSCTLCQSFAPTHVCVVSPERTGLCGAYNWFDCKASYEINPTGPNQPIEKGECLDPVMGNWKGVNDFVSKASRGAVESYNFYSLINEPMTTCGCCECIAAVLPTCNGVMTVHRDYTGETPCGMKFTTLAGVMGGGQSSPGFVGHSKYNVIQRKYIVGDGGLLRMVWMPKSLKEELAEGLKRRGEEMGVPDLFDKIADETVGIDEATVLEFLQKVGHPAMNMDPITG from the coding sequence ATGTCCAAACTAGTCGCGTTTGCCGCCATCCAGGGCGCATACAATATCGTGAACAAGGTGGAGGGCCTGTACAACCGCGCGGTGGAGCAGTACGGACCCGAGCAAAAGCTCGAGTTCCCCAACACCGGTTACTTCCTTCCCATCATTTATTCCCTGTTGGGCATCCCGGTGACCGACTTGGCCAGCGCCAAGCGGCCCCTGGAAGTCGCCCGTGAGTTGCTGCCTGCCCACGTGCAGCGGGCCACTCACCTGCCTTACCTGGGCCCATTGCTCGATGCGGGCATGGCGGCCCTGTTCGCCGAGGAAATCGCCGAAGCCATCCGCTACGTGGACGACCCCGACTTCTACCTGCACTCCGAGGAGTGCGAGGTGGTCAAGGGCGCCGACGGCAAGGTGGATTGGTCCAAGAGCAAAGTATGGTTGGGCGCGGCCGACGACGTGGTCATGCGTAAACGTGGCGTGGAGTTCGTGGACGGTTCCGCTCCGGGCTTCGCGGCCATCGTGGGCGCGGCTCCCAACAAGGACCTGGCCAAGGAGATCGCCGAGGAGTATCAGCGGCGCAACCTCTACGTGTTCATGGCCGCCAACCAAAACGGCACCACCTTCACCGAGCAGCTCATCGAGGCCGACGTGCAGGTCGGGTGGAACACCCGCCTGGTGCCCTTCGGTCCCGACATCAGCGCCGCGGTCTTCGCCCTGGGCTTCGCCAACCGTGCGGCCATGGCCTTCGGCGGCGTGAAACCCGGCGACTACCGCCGCATCCTGCAGTACAACAAGGACCGCGTGTTCGCCTTTGTCAATGCGTTGGGCGAGGTTAACGCCGAGTGGGCCGCCAACGCGGCCGGCTGCGTGAACTGGGGCTTCCCCACCATCGCCGACACCGACATTCCCGAGATCCTGCCCACCGGCGTGTGCACCTACGAGCACGTGGTGGCCAACGTGGGACCCCACGAGATGGTGCAGAAGTCGGTGGAGGTTCGCGGCCTGAAGACCGTCATCACCAAGGTGGACATCCCGCTCAGCTACGGCGCGGCCTTCGAAGGTGAGCGCATCCGCAAGGACGACCTGTTCGTGGAGTTCGGTGGCGGCAAGACCCAGATGACCGAGCTGGTGGAAATGGCGGAGATGGACGAGATCGAAGACGGCAAGATCACCGTCATCGGCAAGGACCTCACCGACCTGGGCGACAAGGGCGGCCGCATGCCCATGGGCATCTACGTGAAGGTGGCCGGGCGCAAGATGCAGGCCGACTTCGAGCCCATCCTGGAGCGCCAGATCCACCACCTGATCAACTACGCCCAGGGCGTCATGCACATCGGCCAGCGCGACATCTCCTGGGTGCGCCTGGGCAAGCCCGCGGTGGAGAAGGGCTTCGCCCTGAAGCACTTCGGCCAGATCCTGCACGACATGTTCCACAAGGACTTCGGCAGCATCCTGGACAAGGTCGAGGTGACCATCTACACCGAAGAGAAGGACGTGGAGGAGTTCACCAAGAAGGCGCGCGCGGCCTACAAGTCTCGCGACGAGCGCGTGGAGAACATGACCGACGAGGGCGTGGAGACCTACTACTCCTGCACCCTGTGCCAGTCCTTCGCCCCCACCCACGTCTGCGTGGTCAGCCCCGAGCGTACCGGCCTGTGCGGCGCTTACAACTGGTTCGACTGCAAGGCTTCCTACGAGATCAACCCCACCGGCCCCAACCAGCCCATCGAGAAGGGCGAATGCCTTGACCCGGTCATGGGCAACTGGAAGGGCGTCAACGACTTCGTGTCCAAGGCCTCGCGCGGGGCGGTGGAAAGCTACAACTTCTACAGCCTGATCAACGAGCCCATGACCACCTGCGGTTGCTGCGAGTGCATCGCCGCGGTGCTGCCCACCTGCAACGGCGTGATGACCGTTCACCGCGACTACACCGGGGAAACCCCCTGCGGCATGAAGTTCACCACCCTGGCGGGCGTCATGGGCGGCGGCCAGAGCTCGCCGGGCTTCGTGGGCCACTCCAAGTACAACGTCATCCAGCGCAAGTACATCGTCGGCGACGGCGGCCTGCTGCGCATGGTGTGGATGCCCAAGAGCCTCAAGGAAGAGCTGGCCGAGGGTCTCAAGCGCCGCGGCGAAGAGATGGGCGTGCCGGACCTGTTCGACAAGATCGCCGACGAGACCGTGGGCATCGATGAGGCCACCGTGCTGGAGTTCCTGCAAAAGGTGGGGCACCCCGCCATGAACATGGACCCCATCACCGGCTAA
- a CDS encoding complement resistance protein TraT — protein sequence MLNKSRRLATMAVCLGIVALLAGCAATYTGIRYADLKVENKMSASIFLDPVPPAQRTVYIQVRNTTDKQFDMQADVVAAVQAKGFRVVDDPNQAHYWLQANILSVGLNDQSALEKSELAGFGGPIAGAAAGAVIAGSSNAAAGAAIGAVAGGAAELITGAMVKVNTYAVITDLQISERSGAAISQNFNSNLQQGTGQTTVSQQSSSTAGMKKYQTRIISTARQTNLEWPEAYPALRQGIAQSIAGIM from the coding sequence ATGTTGAATAAATCGCGACGCCTGGCGACCATGGCCGTCTGCCTGGGAATCGTGGCCCTTTTGGCGGGCTGTGCCGCCACCTACACCGGCATTCGCTATGCCGATCTGAAGGTGGAAAACAAGATGAGCGCCTCCATCTTCCTGGACCCGGTGCCCCCGGCCCAGCGTACCGTGTATATCCAGGTGCGCAACACCACCGACAAGCAGTTTGACATGCAAGCCGACGTGGTGGCCGCGGTGCAGGCCAAGGGCTTCCGGGTAGTGGACGACCCCAACCAGGCCCATTACTGGCTGCAGGCCAACATCCTCTCCGTGGGGCTCAACGACCAATCGGCCCTGGAAAAATCGGAGCTGGCCGGCTTTGGCGGGCCCATAGCGGGCGCGGCCGCCGGGGCGGTGATCGCCGGCAGCAGCAACGCCGCCGCGGGCGCGGCCATCGGCGCGGTGGCCGGCGGCGCGGCCGAGCTGATCACCGGGGCCATGGTCAAGGTGAACACCTACGCGGTGATCACCGATTTGCAGATCTCCGAGCGTAGCGGGGCGGCCATCTCCCAAAACTTCAACAGCAACCTGCAGCAGGGCACCGGCCAGACCACGGTCAGCCAGCAGTCCTCCAGCACGGCCGGCATGAAGAAGTATCAGACCCGCATCATCTCCACCGCCCGCCAGACCAACCTGGAGTGGCCCGAGGCCTACCCGGCCCTGCGCCAGGGCATCGCCCAGTCCATCGCCGGCATCATGTAG
- a CDS encoding DUF5320 domain-containing protein codes for MPGFNGRGPNGQGSMTGGGRGRCAGYAAPAWGAPVAQGQGRGMGPCGGGRARGRGGRGMGQGQGYAAGYPADYAPAAMGPSVQDLQAEAQELRQRLAQVEARLARRESD; via the coding sequence ATGCCTGGATTCAATGGAAGAGGACCGAACGGACAAGGTTCCATGACCGGCGGCGGCAGAGGCCGTTGCGCCGGATACGCGGCTCCGGCCTGGGGCGCCCCCGTGGCCCAGGGCCAGGGACGGGGCATGGGCCCCTGCGGCGGCGGCCGGGCCCGAGGACGCGGCGGCCGGGGCATGGGCCAAGGCCAAGGCTACGCGGCGGGCTATCCGGCCGACTACGCCCCGGCGGCCATGGGGCCCAGCGTGCAGGACCTGCAAGCCGAGGCCCAGGAGCTGCGCCAACGCCTGGCCCAGGTGGAGGCCCGCCTGGCTCGCCGCGAAAGCGATTAG
- a CDS encoding STAS/SEC14 domain-containing protein: protein MFEVMPESGGRVLAVRLLQAYSKKDVLAFEKLLEEWIDRVGGQLDMLVKLDGLNLRRVPVENYIEDCRRTLAHRESLRRIAVVGDSDFARSLVSLDNLIMANAAHGITERYFDVAQLEEAWSFLRA from the coding sequence ATGTTCGAGGTCATGCCGGAAAGCGGGGGTCGCGTCCTGGCCGTAAGGCTCTTGCAGGCCTATTCCAAGAAAGACGTCCTGGCCTTCGAGAAGCTTCTGGAGGAGTGGATCGACCGGGTGGGCGGTCAGCTAGACATGCTGGTGAAGCTGGACGGCCTGAACCTGCGCCGGGTTCCGGTGGAGAATTATATCGAGGATTGCCGCCGCACCCTGGCCCACCGCGAGAGCCTGCGGCGCATCGCGGTGGTGGGCGACAGCGATTTCGCCCGCAGCCTGGTGAGCCTGGACAACCTGATCATGGCCAACGCCGCGCACGGCATAACCGAGCGCTACTTCGACGTGGCGCAGCTGGAAGAGGCCTGGAGCTTTCTGCGGGCCTGA
- the acsC gene encoding acetyl-CoA decarbonylase/synthase complex subunit gamma, translating to MALTGIQIFKLLPKTNCGECGVPTCLAFAMNLAAGKAELDSCPYVSDEAREQLAEASAPPIRPLTVGSGDTAVKIGGETVLFRHEKTFFNPPGIAGRIKDTDEGIADKAKKWAEFQYERVGLNLRPELVFLECASGDAAKFEAAAKAVVDNSDLSLVLACEDPEVMAPVAKAMKDKKPLVYAATNANADKMSAIAGELGLPLAIKAADIDEAIALSDELTEAGHKDLVIDSGARDIAGLFQDQVAIRRSALQQQNRSLGFPTICFADALGTDMGEQVAAAAMLIAKYAGIVVLDDMTAEAVFPLLLERLNIYTDPQRPMTQNEGIYEIGGPSPDSPLLITTNFSLTYFIVSGEIESSRVPSWLLIKDTEGLSVMTAWAAGKFSGDDVGMFVKKIGIEEKINHKSLVIPGYAAAIAGDVEEELPGWNIQVGPREAAHLTKFLKEWSPGK from the coding sequence ATGGCCCTGACCGGAATTCAGATTTTCAAACTTCTGCCCAAAACCAACTGTGGTGAGTGCGGGGTGCCCACTTGCTTGGCTTTTGCCATGAACCTGGCGGCCGGCAAAGCGGAGTTGGACTCCTGCCCCTACGTGTCCGATGAAGCGCGCGAGCAACTGGCCGAGGCCAGCGCTCCCCCCATCCGGCCTCTCACCGTGGGCAGCGGAGACACCGCGGTCAAGATCGGCGGCGAAACCGTCTTGTTCCGTCACGAAAAAACTTTTTTCAATCCTCCGGGGATCGCCGGGCGCATCAAGGACACCGACGAGGGAATCGCGGACAAGGCCAAGAAGTGGGCCGAGTTCCAGTATGAGCGCGTCGGCCTGAACCTGCGCCCCGAGCTGGTGTTCCTGGAGTGCGCCAGCGGCGACGCCGCCAAGTTCGAAGCCGCCGCCAAGGCGGTGGTGGACAACAGCGACCTGTCGCTGGTGTTGGCCTGCGAAGACCCCGAGGTCATGGCCCCGGTGGCCAAGGCCATGAAGGACAAGAAACCCCTGGTCTACGCGGCCACCAACGCCAACGCCGACAAGATGAGCGCCATCGCCGGCGAGCTGGGGCTGCCCCTGGCCATCAAGGCGGCGGACATCGACGAGGCCATCGCCCTGAGCGACGAGCTCACCGAGGCCGGCCACAAGGATCTGGTGATCGACAGCGGCGCCCGCGACATCGCCGGCCTGTTCCAGGATCAGGTGGCCATCCGCCGCTCGGCCCTGCAGCAGCAGAACCGCTCCCTGGGCTTCCCCACCATCTGCTTCGCCGACGCCCTGGGCACCGACATGGGCGAGCAAGTGGCGGCCGCGGCCATGCTGATCGCCAAATACGCGGGCATCGTGGTCCTGGACGACATGACCGCCGAGGCGGTGTTCCCGCTGCTTCTGGAGCGCCTGAACATCTACACCGACCCGCAGCGCCCCATGACCCAGAACGAGGGCATCTACGAGATCGGCGGCCCCAGCCCCGACAGTCCTCTGCTCATCACCACCAACTTCTCGCTGACCTACTTCATCGTCAGCGGCGAAATCGAGTCTTCCCGGGTGCCTTCCTGGCTGTTGATCAAGGACACCGAGGGGCTCAGCGTCATGACCGCGTGGGCGGCCGGCAAGTTCTCCGGCGACGACGTGGGCATGTTCGTCAAGAAGATCGGCATAGAAGAGAAGATCAATCACAAATCCCTGGTGATCCCCGGCTACGCCGCGGCCATCGCCGGTGACGTGGAGGAGGAGCTGCCCGGTTGGAACATCCAGGTGGGCCCCCGCGAGGCAGCGCACTTGACCAAGTTCCTCAAGGAATGGAGCCCTGGCAAATAG
- the metG gene encoding methionine--tRNA ligase produces MSQPFYITTPIYYVNAEPHLGHAYTTIVADVASRFHRLAGDEVRFQTGTDEHGDKIAQAAAKQGVTPQQYADQISGKFRHLWPELHISNDKFIRTTDPDHKKVVTSILQKVYDAGDIYFAKYGGHYCVGCERFLTEHELVDGKCPDHGTVPVYQEEENYFFRMSNYTEQLKAHIEANPDFIRPERYKNEVLSMLEQGLEDLCISRPKSRLTWGIDLPFDPEYVTYVWFDALINYLTGLGWPEGDNLAKFWPGAQHLIAKDILKPHAIFWPTMLMALARAEGRPAQDYLYQHLNVHGYWNVEQAKMSKSLGNVVRPLELAEIYGVEAFRYFLLRDMSFGLDSSFSEQALVERYNSDLANDLGNLFSRVLNMLHKYREGVVPRPGPEQPEDAELAKLGEAVLDEYWRENQRFAFHKALASVWSLIGAANKYVVVSEPWALAKDPELAPRLDRVLHDLCQLLAKVAVMIRPVMPLTAEKMAGVLGLGRVEAGMLLSMRQEGDLLTPGTQTHQPPALFPRIDTKKVQAKAAKAEQKAETKPEPPKPAEETEQISIEQFGQVKLKVATVLMAERIPKADKILKLTLDAGEEEPRTVVAGVAQHYAPEELVGLQVVIVANLKPAKLRGITSQGMVLAAVGTDGLCVVSPRKPTPPGSPVR; encoded by the coding sequence ATGAGCCAACCGTTTTACATAACCACCCCCATTTACTACGTGAACGCGGAGCCCCACCTGGGCCACGCCTACACCACCATCGTGGCCGACGTGGCCTCGCGCTTTCACCGCCTGGCCGGGGACGAGGTGCGCTTCCAGACCGGCACCGACGAGCACGGCGACAAGATCGCCCAGGCCGCCGCCAAGCAGGGGGTGACCCCGCAGCAGTACGCCGACCAGATCAGCGGCAAGTTCCGCCATCTGTGGCCCGAGCTGCACATATCCAACGACAAGTTCATCCGCACCACCGACCCGGACCACAAGAAGGTGGTCACCAGCATCCTGCAAAAGGTCTACGACGCGGGCGACATCTACTTCGCCAAGTACGGCGGTCATTACTGCGTGGGTTGCGAGCGCTTTCTCACCGAGCACGAGCTGGTGGACGGCAAATGCCCGGACCACGGCACGGTGCCGGTGTATCAGGAAGAGGAAAACTACTTCTTCCGCATGAGCAACTACACCGAGCAGCTCAAGGCCCACATCGAGGCCAACCCGGATTTCATAAGGCCCGAGCGCTACAAGAACGAAGTGCTCTCCATGCTGGAGCAGGGGCTGGAGGATCTGTGCATCAGCCGCCCCAAGAGCCGCCTAACCTGGGGCATCGACCTGCCCTTTGACCCCGAATACGTCACCTACGTGTGGTTCGACGCGCTCATCAACTACCTCACCGGCCTGGGCTGGCCCGAGGGCGACAACCTGGCCAAGTTCTGGCCCGGGGCCCAGCACCTCATCGCCAAGGACATCCTCAAACCCCACGCCATCTTCTGGCCCACCATGCTCATGGCTCTGGCCCGGGCCGAGGGGCGCCCGGCCCAGGACTACCTGTACCAGCACCTGAACGTGCACGGCTATTGGAACGTGGAACAGGCCAAGATGTCCAAGAGCCTGGGCAACGTGGTGCGCCCCCTGGAGCTGGCCGAGATCTACGGGGTGGAGGCCTTCCGCTATTTCCTGCTGCGCGACATGTCCTTCGGCCTGGACTCCAGCTTCAGCGAGCAGGCCCTGGTGGAGCGCTACAATTCCGATTTGGCCAACGACCTGGGCAACCTGTTCTCCCGCGTGCTGAACATGCTGCACAAGTACCGCGAGGGGGTGGTGCCCCGGCCCGGCCCCGAGCAGCCCGAGGACGCCGAGCTGGCCAAGCTGGGCGAGGCGGTGCTCGATGAATATTGGCGGGAAAACCAGCGCTTCGCCTTCCACAAGGCCCTGGCCTCCGTGTGGAGCCTCATCGGCGCGGCCAACAAATACGTGGTGGTCAGCGAGCCCTGGGCCCTGGCCAAGGACCCGGAGCTGGCCCCCCGCCTGGACCGGGTGCTGCACGATTTGTGTCAGCTGTTGGCCAAAGTGGCGGTGATGATCCGCCCGGTGATGCCGCTGACCGCCGAGAAGATGGCCGGTGTGTTGGGCCTGGGCCGGGTGGAGGCGGGCATGCTGCTCAGCATGCGCCAGGAGGGCGACCTGCTCACCCCGGGCACCCAGACCCACCAGCCGCCCGCCCTGTTCCCGCGCATCGATACCAAGAAGGTGCAGGCCAAGGCGGCCAAGGCCGAGCAAAAGGCCGAGACCAAGCCCGAGCCGCCCAAGCCCGCCGAGGAGACCGAGCAGATAAGCATCGAGCAGTTCGGCCAGGTGAAGCTCAAGGTGGCCACGGTGCTCATGGCCGAGCGCATCCCCAAGGCGGACAAGATTCTCAAGCTGACCCTGGACGCGGGCGAGGAGGAGCCCCGCACCGTGGTGGCCGGGGTGGCCCAGCACTACGCCCCCGAGGAACTGGTAGGATTGCAGGTGGTGATCGTGGCCAACCTCAAGCCGGCCAAGCTCAGGGGCATCACCAGCCAGGGCATGGTCCTGGCCGCGGTGGGGACGGACGGCCTGTGCGTGGTTTCGCCCCGCAAGCCCACCCCGCCGGGCAGCCCGGTGCGCTAG
- a CDS encoding DUF134 domain-containing protein, whose protein sequence is MPRPRRCRRIYADPPARRFGPYDRPPAGQVVLPLEGLEALRLAEVEGLDQEAAAELMGVSRQTFGRVLAAARSEVARALNGGLELVVSGGDYELVPGDPGRGRGRGMGGRGRGMGRGRGGGRQGGGPIPQ, encoded by the coding sequence ATGCCCCGCCCCCGCCGCTGCCGCCGCATATACGCCGATCCCCCGGCCCGCCGTTTCGGCCCTTACGACCGGCCGCCCGCCGGGCAGGTGGTGTTGCCCCTGGAGGGCCTGGAGGCCCTTCGCCTGGCCGAGGTGGAGGGTCTGGACCAGGAGGCGGCGGCCGAGCTCATGGGAGTCAGCCGCCAGACCTTTGGGCGGGTTTTGGCCGCGGCCCGGTCCGAGGTGGCCCGCGCCCTGAACGGCGGCCTGGAACTGGTGGTGTCCGGCGGCGACTACGAGTTGGTGCCCGGCGATCCGGGCCGCGGCCGGGGACGCGGCATGGGCGGCCGGGGACGCGGCATGGGCCGAGGACGCGGTGGCGGCCGCCAAGGCGGCGGCCCCATCCCCCAATAA